A stretch of Thermomicrobium roseum DSM 5159 DNA encodes these proteins:
- a CDS encoding (2Fe-2S)-binding protein produces the protein MQRVPITLTVNGRSISAEVEARMTLADFLREQLGLTGTKLGCEHGVCGSCTVLWDGAAVRSCLVLAAQADGANLTTIEGLATGEAMHPVQQAFWEHHGLQCGFCTPGMVLTAVALLEENPAPSEEEIREALSGNLCRCTGYQNIVRAVRAAAEQMQAGRGS, from the coding sequence ATGCAGCGAGTTCCGATCACGCTGACCGTGAATGGGCGGTCGATTTCTGCCGAGGTCGAAGCGCGCATGACGCTCGCCGATTTCCTGCGCGAGCAGCTGGGGCTCACTGGCACCAAATTGGGATGCGAGCACGGGGTCTGTGGGAGCTGCACGGTGCTGTGGGACGGTGCAGCGGTGCGCTCGTGCCTCGTGCTGGCCGCTCAAGCTGATGGGGCGAATCTGACGACGATCGAGGGGCTGGCGACCGGGGAAGCGATGCACCCGGTGCAGCAAGCGTTCTGGGAGCATCATGGGTTGCAATGCGGGTTCTGCACGCCTGGTATGGTGCTGACTGCCGTGGCGTTGCTCGAGGAGAACCCAGCCCCGAGCGAGGAGGAGATCCGGGAGGCTTTGAGCGGCAATCTCTGCCGGTGCACGGGATACCAGAACATCGTCCGGGCTGTCCGAGCGGCAGCGGAACAGATGCAAGCGGGCCGGGGATCATGA
- a CDS encoding FAD binding domain-containing protein — MKPAAFAYERPGTLGEALEALARHGSDARPLAGGQSLVPMLSLRLARPALLVDLGRLAGLDELVVRNGAVEIGAMVRQRRLERDPLVAQHVPVLAAATRYVGHPSIRNRGTLGGSLAHADPSAEYPAVALAVDAEMVVRSARGERTIPARDFFLGPFTTALAEGELLVAIRFPALPAGAGWGVEEIARRHGDFALAGAVAVLERGPDGTCSRASVALFGVATRPLRATAVEQALVGRALDSATLREAAALAADAIDEPLSDVHGSATYRRQITPVVVRRAIEAAAARAGF; from the coding sequence ATGAAACCGGCAGCTTTTGCCTACGAGCGGCCGGGGACCCTCGGTGAGGCGCTCGAGGCGCTGGCGCGGCATGGTTCGGATGCCCGGCCACTCGCTGGTGGGCAGAGCCTGGTGCCGATGCTGAGCTTGCGGCTGGCGCGTCCAGCGCTCTTGGTCGACCTCGGTCGTCTCGCCGGGCTCGACGAGTTGGTCGTGCGGAATGGTGCGGTCGAGATCGGCGCGATGGTGCGGCAACGACGGTTGGAGCGTGATCCGCTGGTCGCCCAGCACGTGCCGGTGCTCGCTGCTGCGACACGGTACGTGGGGCATCCCTCGATCCGGAATCGGGGTACGTTGGGCGGGAGCCTGGCTCATGCCGATCCGTCGGCTGAATACCCGGCGGTCGCGCTGGCAGTGGATGCGGAGATGGTCGTCCGCAGCGCACGAGGCGAGCGGACGATCCCGGCACGTGACTTCTTCCTGGGACCCTTCACGACCGCCCTGGCTGAGGGCGAACTGCTCGTCGCGATCCGTTTTCCCGCATTACCGGCTGGCGCGGGTTGGGGTGTCGAGGAGATCGCGCGGCGGCACGGCGACTTCGCGCTCGCTGGAGCAGTCGCGGTGCTGGAGCGTGGGCCGGACGGAACGTGCAGTCGGGCGAGCGTGGCGCTCTTCGGTGTGGCGACGCGACCGTTGCGGGCGACCGCGGTCGAGCAGGCGCTCGTCGGGCGAGCCCTGGACAGCGCGACGCTGCGTGAAGCAGCCGCTCTTGCGGCGGATGCGATCGACGAGCCGCTTTCCGATGTGCATGGGTCAGCGACGTACCGGCGGCAGATCACGCCCGTGGTGGTGCGACGAGCGATCGAGGCTGCCGCCGCGCGGGCCGGGTTCTGA